The following are encoded together in the Oncorhynchus clarkii lewisi isolate Uvic-CL-2024 chromosome 25, UVic_Ocla_1.0, whole genome shotgun sequence genome:
- the LOC139383554 gene encoding grainyhead-like protein 1 homolog isoform X4: MSQEHDNKRAVLVLQNEPSYGQRRPFTNEDEAWKSFLENPLTAATKAMMSINGDEDSAAALGLLYDYYKVPREKRTISQTKTESLGSDVDPNKRHLMAPLQEASMVSAESRIQVLKGPFNILLPNQLHGQDNKRGVPFPSPDTTVTVSIAAVPNYPNIKMEGSSNGFSVTVPNHCSESDSHTVEFARQLTHSQFSPSTQTRTPDSTFPENYKDSSQEVFSFPGDLQLRLASIAPEEYSAFDTVPGNNFEYTVEASKSLRQKTGDGTMTYLNKGQFYPISLKEIDNSKLLHHPISKVRSVVMVVFGEEKCRDDQLKHWKYWHSRQHTAKQRCLDIADYKESFNTISNIEEISYNAISFTWDINEEAKIFISVNCLSTDFSSQKGVKGLPLNLQIDTYSYNNRSNKPIHRAFCQIKVFCDKGAERKIRDEERKQSRRKGKCTDLGTSMGAYGDVKVPILQKRNDVTSFKMMTDFETQPVLFIPDVHFSNVQRHPFSQEDGEESLGMKKLPYANEDEFGSPPNKLARIDEPKKVLLYVRKDTDEVFDAVMLKNPTLKGLVEAISEKYNVPLQKVGKVYKKCKKGILVNMDDNIIKHYSNEDTFQITVEELGGVYKLTLTEI; encoded by the exons ATGTCACAGGAGCATGACAA taagaGAGCAGTCCTGGTGCTGCAGAATGAGCCCAGCTATGGTCAGCGCCGGCCATTCACCAACGAGGACGAGGCGTGGAAGTCGTTCCTGGAGAACCCCCTGACGGCCGCCACCAAGGCCATGATGAGCATCAACGGGGACGAAGACAGCGCCGCAGCCCTGGGCCTGCTCTACGACTACTACAAG GTTCCCCGGGAGAAGAGAACAATATCTCAGACCAAGACAGAGTCCCTGGGCTCTGATGTAGATCCCAACAAAAG GCATTTGATGGCCCCCCTGCAAGAGGCTTCAATGGTGTCAGCGGAGAGCAGGATCCAGGTTTTGAAGGGCCCCTTTAACATTCTCCTGCCCAACCAGCTGCATGGCCAGGACAACAAGAGGGGAGTCCCTTTCCCCTCCCCGGACACCACTGTCACCGTCTCCATCGCCGCCGTCCCCAACTACCCCAACATCAAGATGGAGGGCTCCTCCAATGGCTTCTCTGTCACAGTCCCCAACCACTGCTCTGAGTCCGACAGCCACACGGTAGAGTTCGCCCGGCAGCTCACCCACAGCCAGTTCAGCCCCAGCACCCAGACCCGCACCCCCGACTCCACCTTCCCAGAGAACTATAAGGACAGTTCCCAAGAG GTGTTTTCCTTCCCAGGGGATCTCCAGTTACGCCTGGCCTCCATCGCGCCGGAGGAATACAGCGCTTTTGACACCGTGCCGGG GAATAATTTTGAGTACACCGTGGAGGCTTCCAAGTCGCTGCGTCAGAAGACCGGTGACGGCACCATGACGTACCTGAACAAGGGCCAGTTCTACCCCATCAGCCTCAAGGAGATAGACAACAGCAAGCTGCTCCACCACCCCATCAGCAAAGTCAGG agtgtggtgatggtggtgttcgGGGAAGAGAAGTGCAGAGACGACCAGCTGAAGCACTGGAAGTACTGGCACTCCAGACAGCACACAGCCAAGCAGAGGTGTCTTGATATTG CTGACTACAAGGAGAGCTTCAACACCATCAGCAACATTGAGGAGATCTCCTACAATGCCATCTCCTTCACCTGGGACATCAACGAGGAGGCTAAG ATCTTCATCTCGGTCAACTGCCTCAGCACAGACTTCTCCTCCCAGAAGGGGGTGAAGGGCCTTCCCCTGAACCTGCAGATAGACACCTATAGCTACAACAACCGCAGTAACAAGCCAATCCACCGAGCCTTCTGCCAGATCAAGGTGTTCTGTGACAAGGGAGCTGAGAGGAAGAtcagagacgaggagaggaaacAGTCTCGTAGGAAGGGCAAGTGCACTGACCTCGGCACCAGTATGGGAGCAT atgGTGACGTCAAAGTCCCTATCCTTCAGAAGCGTAATGATGTCACATCCTTCAAGATGATGACTGACTTTGAGACTCAGCCGGTTCTCTTCATCCCTGATGTCCACTTCTCCAATGTCCAGCGCCAT CCCTTCTCACAAGAAGATGGGGAGGAAAG CTTGGGCATGAAGAAATTACCCTACGCCAACGAGGATGAGTTTGGTTCCCCTCCCAATAAGCTGGCCAGAATAGACGAGCCCAAGAAAG TTCTGCTGTACGTGCGTAAGGATACCGATGAGGTGTTTGACGCTGTCATGCTGAAGAACCCCACACTGAAAGGACTGGTGGAAGCT
- the LOC139383554 gene encoding grainyhead-like protein 1 homolog isoform X3, translated as MSQEHDNKRAVLVLQNEPSYGQRRPFTNEDEAWKSFLENPLTAATKAMMSINGDEDSAAALGLLYDYYKVPREKRTISQTKTESLGSDVDPNKRHLMAPLQEASMVSAESRIQVLKGPFNILLPNQLHGQDNKRGVPFPSPDTTVTVSIAAVPNYPNIKMEGSSNGFSVTVPNHCSESDSHTVEFARQLTHSQFSPSTQTRTPDSTFPENYKDSSQEVFSFPGDLQLRLASIAPEEYSAFDTVPGNNFEYTVEASKSLRQKTGDGTMTYLNKGQFYPISLKEIDNSKLLHHPISKVRSVVMVVFGEEKCRDDQLKHWKYWHSRQHTAKQRCLDIADYKESFNTISNIEEISYNAISFTWDINEEAKIFISVNCLSTDFSSQKGVKGLPLNLQIDTYSYNNRSNKPIHRAFCQIKVFCDKGAERKIRDEERKQSRRKGKCTDLGTSMGAYGDVKVPILQKRNDVTSFKMMTDFETQPVLFIPDVHFSNVQRHPFSQEDGEESSLGMKKLPYANEDEFGSPPNKLARIDEPKKVLLYVRKDTDEVFDAVMLKNPTLKGLVEAISEKYNVPLQKVGKVYKKCKKGILVNMDDNIIKHYSNEDTFQITVEELGGVYKLTLTEI; from the exons ATGTCACAGGAGCATGACAA taagaGAGCAGTCCTGGTGCTGCAGAATGAGCCCAGCTATGGTCAGCGCCGGCCATTCACCAACGAGGACGAGGCGTGGAAGTCGTTCCTGGAGAACCCCCTGACGGCCGCCACCAAGGCCATGATGAGCATCAACGGGGACGAAGACAGCGCCGCAGCCCTGGGCCTGCTCTACGACTACTACAAG GTTCCCCGGGAGAAGAGAACAATATCTCAGACCAAGACAGAGTCCCTGGGCTCTGATGTAGATCCCAACAAAAG GCATTTGATGGCCCCCCTGCAAGAGGCTTCAATGGTGTCAGCGGAGAGCAGGATCCAGGTTTTGAAGGGCCCCTTTAACATTCTCCTGCCCAACCAGCTGCATGGCCAGGACAACAAGAGGGGAGTCCCTTTCCCCTCCCCGGACACCACTGTCACCGTCTCCATCGCCGCCGTCCCCAACTACCCCAACATCAAGATGGAGGGCTCCTCCAATGGCTTCTCTGTCACAGTCCCCAACCACTGCTCTGAGTCCGACAGCCACACGGTAGAGTTCGCCCGGCAGCTCACCCACAGCCAGTTCAGCCCCAGCACCCAGACCCGCACCCCCGACTCCACCTTCCCAGAGAACTATAAGGACAGTTCCCAAGAG GTGTTTTCCTTCCCAGGGGATCTCCAGTTACGCCTGGCCTCCATCGCGCCGGAGGAATACAGCGCTTTTGACACCGTGCCGGG GAATAATTTTGAGTACACCGTGGAGGCTTCCAAGTCGCTGCGTCAGAAGACCGGTGACGGCACCATGACGTACCTGAACAAGGGCCAGTTCTACCCCATCAGCCTCAAGGAGATAGACAACAGCAAGCTGCTCCACCACCCCATCAGCAAAGTCAGG agtgtggtgatggtggtgttcgGGGAAGAGAAGTGCAGAGACGACCAGCTGAAGCACTGGAAGTACTGGCACTCCAGACAGCACACAGCCAAGCAGAGGTGTCTTGATATTG CTGACTACAAGGAGAGCTTCAACACCATCAGCAACATTGAGGAGATCTCCTACAATGCCATCTCCTTCACCTGGGACATCAACGAGGAGGCTAAG ATCTTCATCTCGGTCAACTGCCTCAGCACAGACTTCTCCTCCCAGAAGGGGGTGAAGGGCCTTCCCCTGAACCTGCAGATAGACACCTATAGCTACAACAACCGCAGTAACAAGCCAATCCACCGAGCCTTCTGCCAGATCAAGGTGTTCTGTGACAAGGGAGCTGAGAGGAAGAtcagagacgaggagaggaaacAGTCTCGTAGGAAGGGCAAGTGCACTGACCTCGGCACCAGTATGGGAGCAT atgGTGACGTCAAAGTCCCTATCCTTCAGAAGCGTAATGATGTCACATCCTTCAAGATGATGACTGACTTTGAGACTCAGCCGGTTCTCTTCATCCCTGATGTCCACTTCTCCAATGTCCAGCGCCAT CCCTTCTCACAAGAAGATGGGGAGGAAAG CAGCTTGGGCATGAAGAAATTACCCTACGCCAACGAGGATGAGTTTGGTTCCCCTCCCAATAAGCTGGCCAGAATAGACGAGCCCAAGAAAG TTCTGCTGTACGTGCGTAAGGATACCGATGAGGTGTTTGACGCTGTCATGCTGAAGAACCCCACACTGAAAGGACTGGTGGAAGCT
- the LOC139383554 gene encoding grainyhead-like protein 1 homolog isoform X1, producing MSQEHDNKRAVLVLQNEPSYGQRRPFTNEDEAWKSFLENPLTAATKAMMSINGDEDSAAALGLLYDYYKVPREKRTISQTKTESLGSDVDPNKRYMHLMAPLQEASMVSAESRIQVLKGPFNILLPNQLHGQDNKRGVPFPSPDTTVTVSIAAVPNYPNIKMEGSSNGFSVTVPNHCSESDSHTVEFARQLTHSQFSPSTQTRTPDSTFPENYKDSSQEVFSFPGDLQLRLASIAPEEYSAFDTVPGNNFEYTVEASKSLRQKTGDGTMTYLNKGQFYPISLKEIDNSKLLHHPISKVRSVVMVVFGEEKCRDDQLKHWKYWHSRQHTAKQRCLDIADYKESFNTISNIEEISYNAISFTWDINEEAKIFISVNCLSTDFSSQKGVKGLPLNLQIDTYSYNNRSNKPIHRAFCQIKVFCDKGAERKIRDEERKQSRRKGKCTDLGTSMGAYGDVKVPILQKRNDVTSFKMMTDFETQPVLFIPDVHFSNVQRHPFSQEDGEESSLGMKKLPYANEDEFGSPPNKLARIDEPKKVLLYVRKDTDEVFDAVMLKNPTLKGLVEAISEKYNVPLQKVGKVYKKCKKGILVNMDDNIIKHYSNEDTFQITVEELGGVYKLTLTEI from the exons ATGTCACAGGAGCATGACAA taagaGAGCAGTCCTGGTGCTGCAGAATGAGCCCAGCTATGGTCAGCGCCGGCCATTCACCAACGAGGACGAGGCGTGGAAGTCGTTCCTGGAGAACCCCCTGACGGCCGCCACCAAGGCCATGATGAGCATCAACGGGGACGAAGACAGCGCCGCAGCCCTGGGCCTGCTCTACGACTACTACAAG GTTCCCCGGGAGAAGAGAACAATATCTCAGACCAAGACAGAGTCCCTGGGCTCTGATGTAGATCCCAACAAAAGGTACAT GCATTTGATGGCCCCCCTGCAAGAGGCTTCAATGGTGTCAGCGGAGAGCAGGATCCAGGTTTTGAAGGGCCCCTTTAACATTCTCCTGCCCAACCAGCTGCATGGCCAGGACAACAAGAGGGGAGTCCCTTTCCCCTCCCCGGACACCACTGTCACCGTCTCCATCGCCGCCGTCCCCAACTACCCCAACATCAAGATGGAGGGCTCCTCCAATGGCTTCTCTGTCACAGTCCCCAACCACTGCTCTGAGTCCGACAGCCACACGGTAGAGTTCGCCCGGCAGCTCACCCACAGCCAGTTCAGCCCCAGCACCCAGACCCGCACCCCCGACTCCACCTTCCCAGAGAACTATAAGGACAGTTCCCAAGAG GTGTTTTCCTTCCCAGGGGATCTCCAGTTACGCCTGGCCTCCATCGCGCCGGAGGAATACAGCGCTTTTGACACCGTGCCGGG GAATAATTTTGAGTACACCGTGGAGGCTTCCAAGTCGCTGCGTCAGAAGACCGGTGACGGCACCATGACGTACCTGAACAAGGGCCAGTTCTACCCCATCAGCCTCAAGGAGATAGACAACAGCAAGCTGCTCCACCACCCCATCAGCAAAGTCAGG agtgtggtgatggtggtgttcgGGGAAGAGAAGTGCAGAGACGACCAGCTGAAGCACTGGAAGTACTGGCACTCCAGACAGCACACAGCCAAGCAGAGGTGTCTTGATATTG CTGACTACAAGGAGAGCTTCAACACCATCAGCAACATTGAGGAGATCTCCTACAATGCCATCTCCTTCACCTGGGACATCAACGAGGAGGCTAAG ATCTTCATCTCGGTCAACTGCCTCAGCACAGACTTCTCCTCCCAGAAGGGGGTGAAGGGCCTTCCCCTGAACCTGCAGATAGACACCTATAGCTACAACAACCGCAGTAACAAGCCAATCCACCGAGCCTTCTGCCAGATCAAGGTGTTCTGTGACAAGGGAGCTGAGAGGAAGAtcagagacgaggagaggaaacAGTCTCGTAGGAAGGGCAAGTGCACTGACCTCGGCACCAGTATGGGAGCAT atgGTGACGTCAAAGTCCCTATCCTTCAGAAGCGTAATGATGTCACATCCTTCAAGATGATGACTGACTTTGAGACTCAGCCGGTTCTCTTCATCCCTGATGTCCACTTCTCCAATGTCCAGCGCCAT CCCTTCTCACAAGAAGATGGGGAGGAAAG CAGCTTGGGCATGAAGAAATTACCCTACGCCAACGAGGATGAGTTTGGTTCCCCTCCCAATAAGCTGGCCAGAATAGACGAGCCCAAGAAAG TTCTGCTGTACGTGCGTAAGGATACCGATGAGGTGTTTGACGCTGTCATGCTGAAGAACCCCACACTGAAAGGACTGGTGGAAGCT
- the LOC139383554 gene encoding grainyhead-like protein 1 homolog isoform X5, with the protein MSQEHDNKRAVLVLQNEPSYGQRRPFTNEDEAWKSFLENPLTAATKAMMSINGDEDSAAALGLLYDYYKVPREKRTISQTKTESLGSDVDPNKRYMHLMAPLQEASMVSAESRIQVLKGPFNILLPNQLHGQDNKRGVPFPSPDTTVTVSIAAVPNYPNIKMEGSSNGFSVTVPNHCSESDSHTVEFARQLTHSQFSPSTQTRTPDSTFPENYKDSSQEVFSFPGDLQLRLASIAPEEYSAFDTVPGNNFEYTVEASKSLRQKTGDGTMTYLNKGQFYPISLKEIDNSKLLHHPISKVRSVVMVVFGEEKCRDDQLKHWKYWHSRQHTAKQRCLDIADYKESFNTISNIEEISYNAISFTWDINEEAKIFISVNCLSTDFSSQKGVKGLPLNLQIDTYSYNNRSNKPIHRAFCQIKVFCDKGAERKIRDEERKQSRRKDGDVKVPILQKRNDVTSFKMMTDFETQPVLFIPDVHFSNVQRHPFSQEDGEESSLGMKKLPYANEDEFGSPPNKLARIDEPKKVLLYVRKDTDEVFDAVMLKNPTLKGLVEAISEKYNVPLQKVGKVYKKCKKGILVNMDDNIIKHYSNEDTFQITVEELGGVYKLTLTEI; encoded by the exons ATGTCACAGGAGCATGACAA taagaGAGCAGTCCTGGTGCTGCAGAATGAGCCCAGCTATGGTCAGCGCCGGCCATTCACCAACGAGGACGAGGCGTGGAAGTCGTTCCTGGAGAACCCCCTGACGGCCGCCACCAAGGCCATGATGAGCATCAACGGGGACGAAGACAGCGCCGCAGCCCTGGGCCTGCTCTACGACTACTACAAG GTTCCCCGGGAGAAGAGAACAATATCTCAGACCAAGACAGAGTCCCTGGGCTCTGATGTAGATCCCAACAAAAGGTACAT GCATTTGATGGCCCCCCTGCAAGAGGCTTCAATGGTGTCAGCGGAGAGCAGGATCCAGGTTTTGAAGGGCCCCTTTAACATTCTCCTGCCCAACCAGCTGCATGGCCAGGACAACAAGAGGGGAGTCCCTTTCCCCTCCCCGGACACCACTGTCACCGTCTCCATCGCCGCCGTCCCCAACTACCCCAACATCAAGATGGAGGGCTCCTCCAATGGCTTCTCTGTCACAGTCCCCAACCACTGCTCTGAGTCCGACAGCCACACGGTAGAGTTCGCCCGGCAGCTCACCCACAGCCAGTTCAGCCCCAGCACCCAGACCCGCACCCCCGACTCCACCTTCCCAGAGAACTATAAGGACAGTTCCCAAGAG GTGTTTTCCTTCCCAGGGGATCTCCAGTTACGCCTGGCCTCCATCGCGCCGGAGGAATACAGCGCTTTTGACACCGTGCCGGG GAATAATTTTGAGTACACCGTGGAGGCTTCCAAGTCGCTGCGTCAGAAGACCGGTGACGGCACCATGACGTACCTGAACAAGGGCCAGTTCTACCCCATCAGCCTCAAGGAGATAGACAACAGCAAGCTGCTCCACCACCCCATCAGCAAAGTCAGG agtgtggtgatggtggtgttcgGGGAAGAGAAGTGCAGAGACGACCAGCTGAAGCACTGGAAGTACTGGCACTCCAGACAGCACACAGCCAAGCAGAGGTGTCTTGATATTG CTGACTACAAGGAGAGCTTCAACACCATCAGCAACATTGAGGAGATCTCCTACAATGCCATCTCCTTCACCTGGGACATCAACGAGGAGGCTAAG ATCTTCATCTCGGTCAACTGCCTCAGCACAGACTTCTCCTCCCAGAAGGGGGTGAAGGGCCTTCCCCTGAACCTGCAGATAGACACCTATAGCTACAACAACCGCAGTAACAAGCCAATCCACCGAGCCTTCTGCCAGATCAAGGTGTTCTGTGACAAGGGAGCTGAGAGGAAGAtcagagacgaggagaggaaacAGTCTCGTAGGAAGG atgGTGACGTCAAAGTCCCTATCCTTCAGAAGCGTAATGATGTCACATCCTTCAAGATGATGACTGACTTTGAGACTCAGCCGGTTCTCTTCATCCCTGATGTCCACTTCTCCAATGTCCAGCGCCAT CCCTTCTCACAAGAAGATGGGGAGGAAAG CAGCTTGGGCATGAAGAAATTACCCTACGCCAACGAGGATGAGTTTGGTTCCCCTCCCAATAAGCTGGCCAGAATAGACGAGCCCAAGAAAG TTCTGCTGTACGTGCGTAAGGATACCGATGAGGTGTTTGACGCTGTCATGCTGAAGAACCCCACACTGAAAGGACTGGTGGAAGCT
- the LOC139383554 gene encoding grainyhead-like protein 1 homolog isoform X2, protein MSQEHDNKRAVLVLQNEPSYGQRRPFTNEDEAWKSFLENPLTAATKAMMSINGDEDSAAALGLLYDYYKVPREKRTISQTKTESLGSDVDPNKRYMHLMAPLQEASMVSAESRIQVLKGPFNILLPNQLHGQDNKRGVPFPSPDTTVTVSIAAVPNYPNIKMEGSSNGFSVTVPNHCSESDSHTVEFARQLTHSQFSPSTQTRTPDSTFPENYKDSSQEVFSFPGDLQLRLASIAPEEYSAFDTVPGNNFEYTVEASKSLRQKTGDGTMTYLNKGQFYPISLKEIDNSKLLHHPISKVRSVVMVVFGEEKCRDDQLKHWKYWHSRQHTAKQRCLDIADYKESFNTISNIEEISYNAISFTWDINEEAKIFISVNCLSTDFSSQKGVKGLPLNLQIDTYSYNNRSNKPIHRAFCQIKVFCDKGAERKIRDEERKQSRRKGKCTDLGTSMGAYGDVKVPILQKRNDVTSFKMMTDFETQPVLFIPDVHFSNVQRHPFSQEDGEESLGMKKLPYANEDEFGSPPNKLARIDEPKKVLLYVRKDTDEVFDAVMLKNPTLKGLVEAISEKYNVPLQKVGKVYKKCKKGILVNMDDNIIKHYSNEDTFQITVEELGGVYKLTLTEI, encoded by the exons ATGTCACAGGAGCATGACAA taagaGAGCAGTCCTGGTGCTGCAGAATGAGCCCAGCTATGGTCAGCGCCGGCCATTCACCAACGAGGACGAGGCGTGGAAGTCGTTCCTGGAGAACCCCCTGACGGCCGCCACCAAGGCCATGATGAGCATCAACGGGGACGAAGACAGCGCCGCAGCCCTGGGCCTGCTCTACGACTACTACAAG GTTCCCCGGGAGAAGAGAACAATATCTCAGACCAAGACAGAGTCCCTGGGCTCTGATGTAGATCCCAACAAAAGGTACAT GCATTTGATGGCCCCCCTGCAAGAGGCTTCAATGGTGTCAGCGGAGAGCAGGATCCAGGTTTTGAAGGGCCCCTTTAACATTCTCCTGCCCAACCAGCTGCATGGCCAGGACAACAAGAGGGGAGTCCCTTTCCCCTCCCCGGACACCACTGTCACCGTCTCCATCGCCGCCGTCCCCAACTACCCCAACATCAAGATGGAGGGCTCCTCCAATGGCTTCTCTGTCACAGTCCCCAACCACTGCTCTGAGTCCGACAGCCACACGGTAGAGTTCGCCCGGCAGCTCACCCACAGCCAGTTCAGCCCCAGCACCCAGACCCGCACCCCCGACTCCACCTTCCCAGAGAACTATAAGGACAGTTCCCAAGAG GTGTTTTCCTTCCCAGGGGATCTCCAGTTACGCCTGGCCTCCATCGCGCCGGAGGAATACAGCGCTTTTGACACCGTGCCGGG GAATAATTTTGAGTACACCGTGGAGGCTTCCAAGTCGCTGCGTCAGAAGACCGGTGACGGCACCATGACGTACCTGAACAAGGGCCAGTTCTACCCCATCAGCCTCAAGGAGATAGACAACAGCAAGCTGCTCCACCACCCCATCAGCAAAGTCAGG agtgtggtgatggtggtgttcgGGGAAGAGAAGTGCAGAGACGACCAGCTGAAGCACTGGAAGTACTGGCACTCCAGACAGCACACAGCCAAGCAGAGGTGTCTTGATATTG CTGACTACAAGGAGAGCTTCAACACCATCAGCAACATTGAGGAGATCTCCTACAATGCCATCTCCTTCACCTGGGACATCAACGAGGAGGCTAAG ATCTTCATCTCGGTCAACTGCCTCAGCACAGACTTCTCCTCCCAGAAGGGGGTGAAGGGCCTTCCCCTGAACCTGCAGATAGACACCTATAGCTACAACAACCGCAGTAACAAGCCAATCCACCGAGCCTTCTGCCAGATCAAGGTGTTCTGTGACAAGGGAGCTGAGAGGAAGAtcagagacgaggagaggaaacAGTCTCGTAGGAAGGGCAAGTGCACTGACCTCGGCACCAGTATGGGAGCAT atgGTGACGTCAAAGTCCCTATCCTTCAGAAGCGTAATGATGTCACATCCTTCAAGATGATGACTGACTTTGAGACTCAGCCGGTTCTCTTCATCCCTGATGTCCACTTCTCCAATGTCCAGCGCCAT CCCTTCTCACAAGAAGATGGGGAGGAAAG CTTGGGCATGAAGAAATTACCCTACGCCAACGAGGATGAGTTTGGTTCCCCTCCCAATAAGCTGGCCAGAATAGACGAGCCCAAGAAAG TTCTGCTGTACGTGCGTAAGGATACCGATGAGGTGTTTGACGCTGTCATGCTGAAGAACCCCACACTGAAAGGACTGGTGGAAGCT
- the LOC139383554 gene encoding grainyhead-like protein 1 homolog isoform X6, which produces MSQEHDNKRAVLVLQNEPSYGQRRPFTNEDEAWKSFLENPLTAATKAMMSINGDEDSAAALGLLYDYYKVPREKRTISQTKTESLGSDVDPNKRHLMAPLQEASMVSAESRIQVLKGPFNILLPNQLHGQDNKRGVPFPSPDTTVTVSIAAVPNYPNIKMEGSSNGFSVTVPNHCSESDSHTVEFARQLTHSQFSPSTQTRTPDSTFPENYKDSSQEVFSFPGDLQLRLASIAPEEYSAFDTVPGNNFEYTVEASKSLRQKTGDGTMTYLNKGQFYPISLKEIDNSKLLHHPISKVRSVVMVVFGEEKCRDDQLKHWKYWHSRQHTAKQRCLDIADYKESFNTISNIEEISYNAISFTWDINEEAKIFISVNCLSTDFSSQKGVKGLPLNLQIDTYSYNNRSNKPIHRAFCQIKVFCDKGAERKIRDEERKQSRRKDGDVKVPILQKRNDVTSFKMMTDFETQPVLFIPDVHFSNVQRHPFSQEDGEESSLGMKKLPYANEDEFGSPPNKLARIDEPKKVLLYVRKDTDEVFDAVMLKNPTLKGLVEAISEKYNVPLQKVGKVYKKCKKGILVNMDDNIIKHYSNEDTFQITVEELGGVYKLTLTEI; this is translated from the exons ATGTCACAGGAGCATGACAA taagaGAGCAGTCCTGGTGCTGCAGAATGAGCCCAGCTATGGTCAGCGCCGGCCATTCACCAACGAGGACGAGGCGTGGAAGTCGTTCCTGGAGAACCCCCTGACGGCCGCCACCAAGGCCATGATGAGCATCAACGGGGACGAAGACAGCGCCGCAGCCCTGGGCCTGCTCTACGACTACTACAAG GTTCCCCGGGAGAAGAGAACAATATCTCAGACCAAGACAGAGTCCCTGGGCTCTGATGTAGATCCCAACAAAAG GCATTTGATGGCCCCCCTGCAAGAGGCTTCAATGGTGTCAGCGGAGAGCAGGATCCAGGTTTTGAAGGGCCCCTTTAACATTCTCCTGCCCAACCAGCTGCATGGCCAGGACAACAAGAGGGGAGTCCCTTTCCCCTCCCCGGACACCACTGTCACCGTCTCCATCGCCGCCGTCCCCAACTACCCCAACATCAAGATGGAGGGCTCCTCCAATGGCTTCTCTGTCACAGTCCCCAACCACTGCTCTGAGTCCGACAGCCACACGGTAGAGTTCGCCCGGCAGCTCACCCACAGCCAGTTCAGCCCCAGCACCCAGACCCGCACCCCCGACTCCACCTTCCCAGAGAACTATAAGGACAGTTCCCAAGAG GTGTTTTCCTTCCCAGGGGATCTCCAGTTACGCCTGGCCTCCATCGCGCCGGAGGAATACAGCGCTTTTGACACCGTGCCGGG GAATAATTTTGAGTACACCGTGGAGGCTTCCAAGTCGCTGCGTCAGAAGACCGGTGACGGCACCATGACGTACCTGAACAAGGGCCAGTTCTACCCCATCAGCCTCAAGGAGATAGACAACAGCAAGCTGCTCCACCACCCCATCAGCAAAGTCAGG agtgtggtgatggtggtgttcgGGGAAGAGAAGTGCAGAGACGACCAGCTGAAGCACTGGAAGTACTGGCACTCCAGACAGCACACAGCCAAGCAGAGGTGTCTTGATATTG CTGACTACAAGGAGAGCTTCAACACCATCAGCAACATTGAGGAGATCTCCTACAATGCCATCTCCTTCACCTGGGACATCAACGAGGAGGCTAAG ATCTTCATCTCGGTCAACTGCCTCAGCACAGACTTCTCCTCCCAGAAGGGGGTGAAGGGCCTTCCCCTGAACCTGCAGATAGACACCTATAGCTACAACAACCGCAGTAACAAGCCAATCCACCGAGCCTTCTGCCAGATCAAGGTGTTCTGTGACAAGGGAGCTGAGAGGAAGAtcagagacgaggagaggaaacAGTCTCGTAGGAAGG atgGTGACGTCAAAGTCCCTATCCTTCAGAAGCGTAATGATGTCACATCCTTCAAGATGATGACTGACTTTGAGACTCAGCCGGTTCTCTTCATCCCTGATGTCCACTTCTCCAATGTCCAGCGCCAT CCCTTCTCACAAGAAGATGGGGAGGAAAG CAGCTTGGGCATGAAGAAATTACCCTACGCCAACGAGGATGAGTTTGGTTCCCCTCCCAATAAGCTGGCCAGAATAGACGAGCCCAAGAAAG TTCTGCTGTACGTGCGTAAGGATACCGATGAGGTGTTTGACGCTGTCATGCTGAAGAACCCCACACTGAAAGGACTGGTGGAAGCT